The stretch of DNA GCCAATGACCACAGACCATTGGGGAACAGACCCAGAAGCACGACGCCGGCGAGGGCGCAGGCCAGAACCACTGACAGGGCCGGAGAGGTTTCCAACCGTGATTGGGTGGCGATGGAACCTTCGGCCTCGCGCATATACATGACCATCACGACGCGCAGGTAGTAGAAGGCTGAAATGGCGGCGAAGATGACGGCCACGATGGCCAACCAGGTCATGCCCCCGTTTACTGCAGCCATAAAGATGTAGAACTTACCGATGAAGCCGGCCGTCGGAGGAATGCCGGCCAGCGACACCAGAAATACCAGCATGAAAAAGGCCGCCAATGGTTCCCGTTTGGCCAACCCCGCATAATCCTCGATCTGGTCGCTCTCTTGCCCTTCCTTGCGCAACATGCCGATCAATGCAAACGCTCCGAGCGTCATGAACGAATAGATGGCGATGTACAGCAAGACGCTCGCGAAACCGGTCGAGGCCCCTTCGCCGCTGTGGCGACCTGCCACCACGACCCCGATCAGGGCATACCCGGCATGGGCGATGCTGGAATAGGCCAGCATGCGTTTGATGTTGGTCTGCACGATCGCCACGAGGTTACCCAACGCAAGGGTGGCGAGACAGATCACCGTAAATAGGACGGACCAATCGGCGCTGGCTGCCCCCAGGCCCTCCACGAATACGCGGAGGAACGCGCCAAAACTGGCGGCTTTTGAGGCGACGGCCATAAAGGCGGTGACGGAGGTTGGGGCCCCTTGGTACACGTCCGGGGTCCACATGTGAAACGGCACCACGGCCATTTTGAATCCGAACCCGACCGCCAGCAGCACCAGCGCCAGGGAGAGGAGGGGATCTCCGGTTCCGCGCGTGGCAATCGCGGCTGCAATGGCGGAGAGGCCCGTGCTGCCGGCCAGGCCGAACAACAGCGAGATGCCGTACAACAAAATCCCGGACGAGAAGGCACCCAATACGAAATACTTGGCCGACGCCTCCAGCGATCGAGCCTCGGTACGCTTCAGTCCGGCCATCACATAGAGTGAGATCGACATCAGTTCGGTTCCGAGGTAGATGGTCAGCAGATCGGCGCCCGATACCATCACCATCATCCCGGCCAGTGCGAGCAGGACAAACCCGTAGTACTCCCCGATGCTCAGGCGTTCGGCCTTGAGATAAGCCAGTGAGAGCAGCACCGTGAGGCCGGTGACGATATAGAGCAATAGTTTCCAGAATGCCGCATACGCATCGATCACGACCATGCCGCTGAACGCGGACACGCGACCTGTCATCTGAGAGGATGTCAGGCCGATGCACATGGCAAGCGCACCCAATGTCAGCCAGGCGAGGACGTCTTTCTTGGAGGCTTCAAGGATGGGGTCGAGTGCCAACACAAGACAGGCCGTCCCAATGACGATGAGTTCCGGAAGGATGGTCAGAAGGTCCTGGAGTGGAAAGGTCATCGTGTTGCTGCCTGGTCAGAAGATGAGTGGGGACGTGCGGCCGCGAGCCTGGCCGTCGGTTTGTCTGGTGTGACCGGAGTCGACTCGTGCTCGACGGCAACTGCGGGAGTCTTCGAGCCGGCCAGGAGATGCGTCACGCTGGCATGCAGACGGGTCAATAACGGGTTTGGAAAGATTCCCAGCGCGAACACGAGCACGATTAAGGGGATCAGGGTTGCCGTCTCGCGGACGTTGAGATCCAGAAGATGTGCGCGATGGGCGGCAGCCGGAGTTCCAAAGACCATCCGTTGCATCAGCCAGAGCATGTAGGCTGCGGCCAGGATCACTCCTAATGCGGCCAACGTCGTCGCGAACTGACTCCACACGAACGTACCGGC from Nitrospira sp. encodes:
- a CDS encoding NADH-quinone oxidoreductase subunit N gives rise to the protein MTFPLQDLLTILPELIVIGTACLVLALDPILEASKKDVLAWLTLGALAMCIGLTSSQMTGRVSAFSGMVVIDAYAAFWKLLLYIVTGLTVLLSLAYLKAERLSIGEYYGFVLLALAGMMVMVSGADLLTIYLGTELMSISLYVMAGLKRTEARSLEASAKYFVLGAFSSGILLYGISLLFGLAGSTGLSAIAAAIATRGTGDPLLSLALVLLAVGFGFKMAVVPFHMWTPDVYQGAPTSVTAFMAVASKAASFGAFLRVFVEGLGAASADWSVLFTVICLATLALGNLVAIVQTNIKRMLAYSSIAHAGYALIGVVVAGRHSGEGASTGFASVLLYIAIYSFMTLGAFALIGMLRKEGQESDQIEDYAGLAKREPLAAFFMLVFLVSLAGIPPTAGFIGKFYIFMAAVNGGMTWLAIVAVIFAAISAFYYLRVVMVMYMREAEGSIATQSRLETSPALSVVLACALAGVVLLGLFPNGLWSLASQAAPLLK